In Nocardia yunnanensis, one DNA window encodes the following:
- a CDS encoding fumarate hydratase, giving the protein MTAPDFLYSDLLPIGKDETPYRLLTTEGVSTFEANGRTFLQVEPEVLRMLTAEAMHDISHYLRPAHLAQLRKIIDDPESSGNDRFVALDLLKNVNISAGGILPMCQDTGTAIVMGKKSEGVLTGADDAAWISRGVFDAYTKLNLRYSQLAPITMWDEKNTGTNLPAQIELYSQAGDLAQPSYKFLYMAKGGGSANKSFLYQETKAILNPERMLEFLDEKIRSLGTAACPPYHLAVVIGGTSAEFALKTAKYASAHYLDNMPTEGSMAAHGFRDLELEEQVFKLTQSFGIGAQFGGKYFCHDVRVIRLPRHGASCPVAIAVSCSADRQALAKITPEGVFLEQLEREPAQYLPEQTDAILGGDVVEIDLNRPMSEIRDELSKYPVKTRLSLTGPLVVARDIAHAKIKERLDAGEPMPQYMRDMAVYYAGPAKTPEGYASGSFGPTTAGRMDSYVDQFQAAGGSHVMLAKGNRSAQVTKACKEHGGFYLGSIGGPAARLALDCIKSVEVLEYPELGMEAVWKIEVEDFPAFIVVDDKGNDFFAETSKPIALRVRERSKERV; this is encoded by the coding sequence GTGACCGCGCCTGATTTCCTGTACTCGGATCTGCTGCCCATCGGTAAGGACGAGACGCCGTATCGGCTGCTCACCACCGAGGGCGTCAGCACGTTCGAGGCCAACGGTCGCACCTTCCTGCAGGTCGAGCCCGAGGTGCTGCGGATGCTGACCGCGGAGGCGATGCACGACATCAGCCACTACCTGCGGCCGGCGCATCTGGCGCAGCTGCGCAAGATCATCGACGATCCGGAGTCCAGCGGCAACGACCGGTTCGTGGCGCTGGATCTGCTCAAGAACGTCAATATCTCCGCGGGCGGCATCCTGCCCATGTGCCAGGACACCGGCACCGCCATCGTGATGGGCAAGAAGTCCGAAGGCGTGCTGACCGGAGCCGATGACGCGGCGTGGATTTCGCGCGGCGTGTTCGACGCCTACACCAAGCTGAACCTGCGCTACTCGCAGCTGGCGCCGATCACCATGTGGGACGAGAAGAACACCGGCACCAATCTGCCCGCGCAGATCGAGTTGTATTCGCAGGCGGGCGATCTCGCGCAGCCGTCCTACAAGTTCCTCTACATGGCCAAGGGCGGCGGCTCGGCCAACAAGTCGTTCCTCTACCAGGAGACCAAGGCGATCCTGAACCCGGAGCGCATGCTCGAGTTCCTGGACGAGAAGATCCGTTCGCTGGGCACCGCGGCCTGCCCGCCGTATCACCTGGCGGTCGTGATCGGCGGCACCTCGGCCGAATTCGCCTTGAAGACGGCCAAGTACGCCTCGGCGCACTACCTGGACAACATGCCGACCGAGGGGTCGATGGCCGCGCACGGCTTCCGCGACCTCGAGCTCGAGGAGCAGGTCTTCAAGCTGACCCAGTCCTTCGGCATCGGCGCGCAGTTCGGCGGCAAGTACTTCTGCCACGACGTGCGCGTCATCCGCCTGCCGCGCCACGGCGCGTCCTGCCCGGTCGCCATCGCGGTGTCCTGCTCGGCGGACCGGCAGGCGCTGGCCAAGATCACCCCCGAGGGCGTGTTCCTCGAGCAGCTGGAACGTGAACCGGCGCAGTATCTTCCGGAGCAGACCGACGCCATCCTCGGCGGCGACGTGGTCGAGATCGACCTGAACCGGCCGATGTCGGAGATCCGCGACGAGCTGTCGAAGTACCCGGTCAAGACGCGGCTGTCGCTGACCGGGCCGCTGGTGGTGGCGCGGGACATCGCGCACGCCAAGATCAAGGAGCGGCTCGACGCGGGCGAGCCGATGCCGCAGTACATGCGCGACATGGCTGTGTACTACGCCGGTCCCGCCAAGACCCCCGAAGGCTACGCGTCGGGTTCTTTCGGACCCACCACCGCGGGCCGCATGGACTCCTACGTCGATCAGTTCCAGGCCGCGGGCGGCTCGCACGTCATGCTGGCCAAGGGCAACCGTTCCGCGCAGGTCACCAAGGCGTGCAAGGAACACGGCGGCTTCTACCTCGGCTCGATCGGCGGCCCCGCGGCCCGGCTGGCGCTGGATTGCATCAAGTCCGTGGAGGTTCTCGAATACCCTGAGCTCGGCATGGAAGCCGTGTGGAAGATCGAGGTCGAGGACTTCCCCGCCTTCATCGTCGTCGACGACAAGGGCAACGACTTCTTCGCCGAAACCTCCAAGCCGATCGCGCTGCGCGTGCGCGAACGGT
- a CDS encoding helix-turn-helix domain-containing protein, whose amino-acid sequence MQAILGSRLRGLRRARGLTQTEAAGHLGHHASKISRLETGCGGCRDEDLRALLELYAVDESERGRYLIWARRVGHSWWPDDRDGDDSSLDALLDLAPLRHIRAYEQSVVPELLQTPDYARAVLELVHPTRTAAAIDRLLAARARRRALLDHDTPPLLWIHVELTALRRRIGGKAVWDKQIEYLQELAHRPRVTLQIVDDDLNEPARLGHGFTSFRFADPRLPDLVCIPQLTGVVCLDEAAHTDEYLQALDRLSSTATQRAQTLTRLAELRN is encoded by the coding sequence TTGCAGGCGATCCTCGGTTCCCGATTACGCGGGCTCCGGCGTGCCCGCGGCCTCACCCAGACCGAGGCGGCCGGGCATCTCGGACATCACGCCTCCAAGATCAGTCGATTGGAGACCGGGTGCGGCGGTTGCCGCGACGAGGATCTGCGCGCGCTGCTCGAGCTCTACGCGGTCGACGAATCCGAGCGCGGCCGATATCTCATCTGGGCTCGGCGCGTGGGACATTCCTGGTGGCCCGACGACCGAGACGGCGACGACTCCTCGCTCGACGCCCTGCTCGATCTCGCGCCGCTGCGGCACATCCGCGCCTATGAGCAATCCGTCGTCCCGGAACTGCTGCAGACCCCCGACTACGCCCGCGCGGTACTGGAACTGGTCCACCCCACCCGCACCGCCGCGGCCATCGACCGCCTGCTCGCCGCCCGCGCCCGCCGGCGCGCACTGCTGGACCACGACACCCCGCCGCTGCTGTGGATCCATGTCGAACTCACCGCGCTGCGCCGCCGCATCGGCGGAAAGGCGGTGTGGGACAAGCAGATCGAGTATCTGCAGGAACTCGCCCACCGGCCCCGCGTCACCCTCCAGATCGTCGACGACGATCTCAACGAACCGGCCCGCCTGGGCCACGGGTTCACCTCGTTCCGCTTCGCCGATCCCCGCCTGCCCGATCTGGTGTGCATTCCTCAGCTCACCGGCGTCGTATGCCTCGACGAGGCCGCGCACACCGACGAATACCTGCAGGCCCTGGATCGACTGTCGAGCACCGCGACCCAGCGCGCCCAAACCCTCACCCGCCTCGCCGAATTGCGGAATTGA
- a CDS encoding MarR family winged helix-turn-helix transcriptional regulator has protein sequence MAETRWLDDVEMRAWLGYVFTRDLIAAAVGRDSLRASNLTYVEYTVLARLADATDHRRSFAELAAVLEWSQSRLSHQITRMEKRGLVARESIPDDARRTAAVLTEKGAQVLDSAAPAHVESVRRHMVDVLDRRQLSALADIYDTLLAHHRRSETRDAPSSR, from the coding sequence GTGGCCGAAACCCGTTGGCTCGACGATGTCGAGATGCGTGCGTGGCTGGGATACGTGTTCACTCGCGACCTGATCGCCGCGGCGGTCGGTCGGGACTCGCTGCGCGCCTCCAATCTCACCTATGTGGAGTACACGGTGCTGGCGCGGCTGGCCGACGCCACCGATCATCGCCGCAGCTTCGCCGAACTCGCCGCCGTGCTGGAGTGGTCGCAGTCGCGGCTGTCGCATCAGATCACCCGCATGGAGAAGCGCGGACTGGTCGCCCGCGAATCGATTCCCGACGATGCCCGCCGCACTGCCGCCGTCCTCACCGAAAAGGGCGCGCAGGTCCTCGATTCCGCGGCCCCCGCGCATGTCGAGAGTGTGCGTCGTCACATGGTCGATGTGCTGGATCGTCGCCAGCTCAGCGCTCTGGCCGACATCTACGACACCCTGCTGGCCCATCACCGAAGATCCGAAACCCGCGACGCACCCTCATCTCGATGA